The window ACAAAACCTTAATAggacaaaaataaagaaaccaGGCCAATTCAAATAATGAACCCTCAGCACTAAGGCTGAGTGTGGCATTGGAATAACTTAGCAGTGTGCTTTCGTGTTGGCTTCAGTTGTTGCCCTCTTTCAAGAATTGAAGCACACATAAAAGTATTTGGGATGAGTATGCTGAAAAATTCAGAGGCCACATATAATCTGACATGTATTGCAAAAATGAAAGAACGTCAGTATAACTTTAAAGGGCCACAGATGATTCAAATGTGGTGCATAGGTTTCTATAAGTTATTTCTTgtcttgatgtttttttcttaatgGGGTTTCCTCCCAACCTTGAAGTTGTTAATTCCTTATCATCTGAGAAATACCTCTGTGTTCTAAGAATATATAATGAAGTACTCTCAACATTTacactctctttctttctatcttGTCGTACTAGGATCTTTTCTCATCCAAACATTCTGCCTGTTCTTGGGGCCTGTCAGTCACCTCCATCCCCTCACCCCATCATCATTACCCACTACATGCCATACGGATCCCTCTTCAACATACTCCACCAGGGCACTAGTAAGTAATTTGTGTTTATGTACATATAAAATAGAAATGGCTAATATTTGCATGTAAGTTTATTCTAGCTCCAAATCACTATGACTGAGGATTGCTACTGTAGATGAAGGACATCACACACCCATCTTCTACCAaccgtatttttttttacttttctctcttctttctgtcttcttcttcctttttctcaGCTCTGGTGGTCGACCAAAGCCAAGCAGTGAAGTTTGCATTGGACATTGCCAGTGGCATGGCTTTCCTCCATACCTTAGAACCAATGGTTTCACGGCTTTACCTCAACAGTAAGCAAGTCATGGTAAGACATCATTCGACTGTCTTTGACCCACTGGCGTATAAGGAACCACAATTATCAACTAAACGATTTTCTGCCACCACGCTAACACACAATTAAGGTGTTCCTGTGACTAGTTGACTAGCCAGATATTTGATGAGTAACAAGCTGATGGGGTTAATTTGCAGATTGATGAGGACATGACAGCCAGAATAAGCATGGCAGATGCTAAATTCTCCTTCCAGTGTCCTGGTCGTATGTACTCTCCAGCATGGATGGCCCCTGAAGGTattcatcccttttttccttcTATGTTCTCCTCCCATCCGcttacccccccccctcccattaTGCCTTCTCAGACTTTATGAGTCATTAAGTAAGGAACATACTGTACCTTATAATTTAGTCCCAGTTCAGTGGTAGTCATGCTTTTGCATCTGGTGTTTTGGCCCTGTTacggaattaaaaaaaacctttgagtTTGCGGTTTTCTTCGTCCCTCTTGTTTTCAGCCCTGCAGAAGAGGCCTGAAGACATCAACAGAAGATCTGCTGACATGTGGAGCTTTGCGGTGTTACTGTGGGAGCTGGTTACCAGAGAGGTCCCCTTTGCTGACCTCTCACACATGGAGATAGGCATGAAGGTAAGTGGGCGCAGTATTTATCCACCCAGAggcttgtactgtatgttcacaTCCGCATCTCTGTATCACTTGGAGATACTGCACAAAACACCATACCTTCAAAATATCTCAAGGCTTTTACAGGTTTCTGACTTTGTATCTCACCTCCCCCCCTTCCTCAGGTGGCTCTCGAAGGTCTTCGGCCAACTATTCCACCGGGGATTTCCCCTCATATCTGTAAGCTGATGAGGCTCTGCATGAACGAAGACCCAGCCAAGAGACCCAAGTTTGACATGATTGTCCCCATCCTGGAGAAGATGCAAGACAAGTGAATGCCTTCGCAGCAATCTGTACACTCCTGTTACTATATGTTTGTATCATCAAGCCACTCTTTATCTTCACTTCAACCATGTATCTGCTAAGCCACTGTAAATAATGCCAGAGACCACTTTCACTACACAATTCaaacaatattatatatattatattgctTGTATAATTTAAATTTGAGGTATAAATGTTCTTTAGCCCATGTGCTCCTTTATTATGCCTGAAACATGTACACTGAAATATTGGCAAACCTTTGAATCCAGTGTGGATCATATTCAGTCATAAGTCAGACAAAAACAGATCCAAAGAAATatgtaaagaaagaaatgctTAGCAAATCCAATGcaataaatgttttatatttatgaCAAATCcttgttcttttattttgagaCAGCATCTTTCTTCCTGGAACACATAATGCTCATATCAGTTTTCCAAAAAAGAATTCTTAGCACAAGGTCCGCTTGCTGGAAAGTTTTCAGCTAAATCTTGTGACTTTCTGCACTGGATGGAGTTGGAGCTAGTCTTCATGGAAATGATAAgatgatatatactgtattgtcCCCAAGGGGATATTTGCTTGGGCAATAGGGTAACACAGCTGCAATCATCTTAAAACAATACATAGCCACAAGGCAGAACAGTGGCACACAAAAGACACAGTAAATAAGTTACATACAACaaggatatatatatgtaagaTATTGCACATGATATGTAAAAGGATATGTAAAATATTGCACATGCCCTGGTATTCTACTAGTTCAGTTGTCCACTGAGCAAACTCTCCACTAATGAAGGCCACAAGATGGGGCTAAAAGCTCCAGGAAACCCAGTGGACCCTGTGCTCAGAATTCTTTTCGTCAAATTGCTATTTCTAAGGTCAATCGAACCTTCAAGCTCAGCTCACAGGCCATGGTTGCAGATATCTCAAAGAACATATGTAATTTCATAACTATGTAAGATGAATTGCCCTTTTTTATGCAGGATAGGGGTCAGCCCTGTACAGTATAACAGCAAATTAAATATAATTGACTTTCTTGGGATGCAGTATCTTATAAGGGGTCTTTGGGAGTGGGTGGAACTGGAGTTTATGATGGGGATTTATAGTTAATAAAACGGAGTAGGCTACTAGGCTACTGTGTAACTGGTGCAGCATTAAGTTAGTTGTATGTCCATGCTTTCACAACAGCATAAAATAAAGCACGGTGGTCAATAATGGGGGGGCTAAGTTTTgaagcatttatttttttatttttttttttattgaacattggaaaaaataaattacaaacatAAGCATACAAAATCTCGGATGGAGGATGTACATTCaatcaaatataaacaaaataatataacattCAACCTTGAAGACAAGGGAATATCAGATAAATACAAATAAGTAACCAAAAATAAGGACTAGGGATTTAtgtacaaattaaaataaatttctGAAAAACGAACTCAGAAATTAAACACCAAACACATACAAAATCTCAAAAAAGGAAGCAAAGACATTATGATCCAAAACTTAAAGACCAaatttaaaacaacaataaattaGAAAAATCTACACTTCTCTTTTTTGCAATCCTGCTGGACTGCATCTTTCTTCTAACAGAAAAACGACTTAAAGTCATGTATAAACCAGTTAAAGGAGGGTTTACTATTTCTCCATTTGCTACAGTGAAGATGATATTTAACCAAtagtaaaataatatttataatgtCAGAAACATATGTATTTAAATTATCCTTATAATAGAGAATGTGAGAGATAACAAACGTTGGGATGTCCTCAATTTTCATCAATAACCAATTTTTTGCATCACACCAACATTTTTGGGAAAAAGGAGATAGAAAAAACATGTGGTCTAAGGTTTCTTCATTCTCACCACAAAAAGTACTTAGGATCCACTTCAAATTTAAACCCTTTTCTAAGGAATACAGCTGGTGGATAAATTATATTATCTTAAAATGAGTTTCTTTAACATTTGGTGAAATGGGCCACTTGATACATTTACAGTTTAGGTACGTTTATTGACTCTGGGATCCGTATGTACCCCTCTGTAATAGTAAAACACCCTAGATTTCAAAACATGACTAATGAACTTACATTTCCTATAATATATAGTTACTGTTCAAAAACTAAATTTGGTAATATTGCCTTAACATTTGCATACATTAAGACACTTAATTAACTGAATCATAGATACCGGAATCCCTTTACAAAGCCTTTTGAATTCTCGATGACAAGTAATCAACCACCTGCAGTGTATTACAATTTACTCGGAAGaactgtgaaagaaaaaaaaggtttggcaCGTGATGAGTCAGCTGACATTCTGTGCCTTTCACAAgactgagcagcagcagagaccaTAACAAGTCAGTGTGCTTCCGACCGACGAGCACACAGCAGGGCTTGTCCAAATTGTCTCAGTTAGCCTACAATTTGTGGAAGTTGGAGCGTCTTGAATCTCCTGACCTGCCTGTGTTCACCGCTCCCGGGAAGACGTCGACGACCCTCCAGTCTGCACTTTTTTGACAGGTAACGTTACAGTGCCAGAAGagttgctagctagctactttGTTAGCAGGCGGTTCTACCGGGTTTGTGTCATAGCCCCTTCAATGTGTTTGTGGGTTTGCATGAGTCATGTATTCTGAAATTGAGGTGTTAAACTGCCGCTGAGTGTTAACGTTATTTCCTTTACGCTAGCCGCCTTTCGTCATGTCCCCACAGAGGCTGCCGAGGAGGACACTCACTGCACCTGCTGTCAGTCAGGACAATGAGGCTCCAAACGCTGCTGTCCTCTTTCGGGCTGATAACCTGCACGCTGGTTTTAATGTTGCCGCTGTTTGGGTCATGTCATCCAGCACCGACCTCAGAGCAGCCAAGGCTGGTGTTCATGAATCAGTTAAACTTCGTAAAGGTCGGATTTAACTGGAGAAATGTCACCTGCTTCTTGTGCAAAACGGTCTTCACCATCCTTGATATCGCTCTTATGGTAATGTTTGAAGAGGTTTCTTACTCTACTAACGTTTAGAGTAAactaaaatttcaagccaataggaatacttggaattgatggtggtgataaatattcatgaaaaaggacaagtttgtgaacgggcaacccAGATTTTGATAAGTAACAAACGCATTatacactggacctttaactcCTGGTTAGATGTCACTGATTGTTGTAGCATATCTCAGTTTGAAAATGTTAATATcaagatcattttatttattgaaaattGGGATGAGTACAGTTAGGTTGGTAAGATCACACATCATGTTGCTTAATGCAAACATACTACTAAGTACTAATTACAGTATACTGTGATTTTAACTAATACAGAGTTACTCAAGTTTGCAAACAAATGCAGCATGTGACACTAAGGCCTACATATGGAGGTCTGTTTTTCCCCTTGAAAACCTAATTTCCTTTTATATGCCCTGGTGTTTCTAGCTGATTTTAGCCCAAAAACATCCTTGAGACATCTTGACCTCAAGTGCTCCTGTTGTCCAATGGCAACAGCTGTTGACCTACAAAAACATGCTTTCTAAAACCGTCCAGCCACCCCATGTTGGCtaagtcctgcagcggcgcgggtttgagtccgacctgctgccctttgctgcgtgtcatccaccatctctctccccctttcatccTATCCACTGTCTatgtaataaagggaaaagccccaaaaacaatcttttaaaaaaaataaatatatatatatatatatatatatatatatatatatatatatatatatatatatatatatatatatatatatatatatatatatatatatatatatatgcaagtGTGTGACATGTGCATaatgtcaagtgttatgtggCCTAAATGGGGATTTTGGATTGATTTAGCTTGGCTTGTTTTTCAGGAAGTTTGTGGTTTTGTCATCAGTCAGTGAAGCATCATGTCCAAGTTCAGATGAATCTTTACgttaaattatattttcacaCCTCTAATCTCATCCTTCTCTGCCTTTGTCTCCTAGAGTGACTCCAATGAAGAGCGAGTGGCCCGTGCAGTAGGTGAGGCGTGTATCCGTTTACATCTGGCTGATGAGCATGTGTGTCGAGAAATAACGGAGTTGTTCCGGGATGACTTCATCCGGGCTCTGCAGGAGTCCTTGCTGTGGCCCACTGAAGCATGCTCCCTGCTGGTGGGCCCTTCCTGTGGCAAATTTGACATGTATGCCTCCTGGAACATCACCCTGCCAAAGGTCCCTAAACCCCCTGTTACACCACCCTCTCCTCCCAAACCTGGTTCTCCACAGAGCAGGGTCCTGTTTCTAACTGACGTCCACTGGGACAAGGTGAGTGTTGAGAGATGAGCCAAAGCGGAAGAGAACTGAAATAATCACCCCACGGCATTTGCTGGTACACCAGATTCAGttatactgcagtacaaattcaagcACCACAATCTAAGTTCAAGTTACTGATTTTACTTGAAATAAATGTTACCGTTTTACCAGGACACTTTGAATGACCAGTAAACGGTAGGATTGTGGGCACCTGACTTTGCTTTGGATCAAGCCCTGCTTCTAAAAATAATCCTCTCCACTGACAGGAGTATGTAGCTGGCAGCGCCGCAGACTGCAAGGACCCTCTGTGTTGTCGTAAAGACTCCGGCTATCCCAGCTGGAGGCGAAGGGAGGCTGGGTACTGGGGGACTTACAGTAAGTGTGACCTCCCTCTATGGACAGTGGAGAACCTCCTGGAAAATGCTGCCAGAGACGGACCCTGGGACTGGGTGTACTGGACAGGAGACATACCAGCGCACAATGTTTGGTCTCAGACCAGGAAACAGCAGCTGTCAGAGCTTACAGTCATCTCCAGGCTCATCCACAAGTAATGTTTCTTTAGGATTAACTTTGAGTTTTTTGACACAAGATATACATGATTTCTCCTTTCACACATAACAGTGGATGTGTAGGACTGCAGATAACTTTGCCACTTAGCTGTTAGAGTAgctattaaataaaataactttgTAAAACATGTTGAAATGTCAGACCTTTCAactttgctgctgttttttgacagcagaggcctgtactacgaagcaatatttggcgttaacgaggtaacttcaggttcaacccagggttttgtttATCatgacggtggatcacttgttaccgggttaaattgCCGTGGTAACTCCTGCTGAACACCTGGTTATGTTGGAGactagagatcaaccggtgttaaAGCACCGGACAGtgtatggaaagcacaagtgtaattatggtcagagctcgtgcctgactgatggggaagtgatattaataagtaTTGCGAttttacagcgtcggctatttttttttttttttttttgccagctttccttcctgggagaacacagacacagacatgcacacgtccttaggaagcagcgactgtattgctttttgcctgtaaacccgtgtctgtgttcttcatatgcggctctggtagatgtttgcggttggtcgtgctgtgcaaaccccgcctcttttatgtgaacgtgcgcAGCGCTGGATTGGAAAACCCTGGGTTgcttgaactagttgataaccaccattgtgatacagcttatgcgggaccgcggttgttaggtgaagccgggtaactgaaagaaatccagggcatgttgatcttgattcataGTACAGGGGTCCGCTGTTAATTTCTGGATAAACCAGTTTCTCtaatttaaaggtcctatgacatgatgcttttatatagaccttagtggtcccctaatactgtatctgaagtctcttttctgaaattcagcctgggtgcagaattacagccactagagccagtccctcAATGatctttccttaggatgtgccatttttgtgtctgtagctttaaatgctattgaagagagagagggggggggggggggcaaggtggagggtgggggtgtgaccttgaccaactgctatgcttcacttgttttcaagccatgatgtctcgctctttctcatgggtgggccaaattctctgggcgggcaaagcagagaggttacctccccttcctccttatgacgacataaagggaagattccagatcggcccatctgagctttcattttctcaaaggcagagcaggatacctagggctggtttacacctatcaccatttctagccactcacattaatgttaaaaaacctcaaagtggcCTTGTACTCTGACTccaaacatgtttacatttgtcATGTGTTACCTTGAATAGATCCAAACAGCTATTGACTCTCGCCTTTTCTTTCCAGACACCTGGGACCTAATGTGACAGTTTATCCTGCTGTAGGGAACCATGAGAGTACGCCAGTGAACAGCTTCCCACCACCCTTTATTCATGGCAACAGATCATGCGCCTGGCTCTATGATACAATGGCAAAGGATTGGGCACCATGGTTACCAGAGCAGGCTTTGAAGACTTTGAGGTTTttgatatttatgtttttattatcttAACGTATATTGTATGTTGACATTGTTGTGCAGGTTAGGCCACCATGCAGATAAGATGGTAATGCTGTTAAATACAAAGTAAAATCaagtaatgtattttttttatgttttgtcagATCTTTGTACTTGCAGTTTCACTTTGCTAAACAGTGGGATGTGAACTACAACCAAACATAAGTGGTCACATTTACAGAATATTCTCCCCTAGAAAGAGGATTTGGAATTTTGATGGGTGCCCACAGAGCTGAATTTGATGTTCTGAGTCATTGGTTGCTAGTCAGCTATATTTTTGGGTGTAATTTCAGATATGGAGGATTCTACACAGCGGAGATTCAGCCTGGTCTGAGGTTGGTCTCTCTCAACATGAACTTTTGTGCTCGAGAGAACTTCTGGCTGATGGTGAACTCCACAGATCCTGCTAACCAGCTGCAGTGGCTGGTTCATATTCTCCAGGCCAGTGAGGACAAGGGAGAGAAGGTGAGTGGAGCAGCAAAAACAGAAGATGACCGAAGACGTTGGGTCTGTTTGGTCACTTTGTAAAGCTGTTCAAACACTGTGCTTTATTAATGAGGCTCAGGCCCATGTCCCACTTTTGCCATGTGCTTCCTTTTATTTAGGTACATATCATTGGTCACATCCCACCTGGCCTGTGTCTTGGCAGCTGGAGCTGGAACTACTATCACATTGTCAACAGGTAGCTACATAGACCATTTAAACTGAAAGGTGCTGAAGTTGTGCAGTAAAGACAATTGCAGTTGGAGTACACCATTTTGTATCCTTGTTTACTTGCTGTTCTCAATGAGAAGGGGACATGAAGTTCTCAACACTAAACGGGGGTTTCTTGTCAATGTACGATGTGACTGGCGGTAGCCGTTTCAGACTAGTGAATGGAACACTCATTTCCCCAATGTCAGTTTATAGTGGCTGTCTGTAGTAGCCATCTTGTAATGCCAGTGTATATGGTATATCAATCCAGATTATGAGTACTCTGCAGCTCTTGGGATAATTGGCAGATGTGAAGATGATTATAGTCAAATAAACATGGTTAACTTATTACTGGTGACGCTTGTTTTACATCCTCTCGGTTTGCATGGCTAATATGCACGGTTTAAGCAGCTTTCTGCAACCTACCAATTGAAAGATGAGAGAAGttgtacaggtgtgtgtgtgtctctctctcttgtttaacaccctcttatttattttttcagataTGAAAGTACAGTTACTGGACAGTTTTTCGGCCATACACACCTGGATGAGttccaaatgttttatgatgagGCAACCATGACTCGCCCATTGGGAGTTGCATTCATTGCTCCCAGTGTCACTACTTACATTAATCTTAACCCAGGTGAGGTTATTAACTACTTGAGTGATCTCCAAACAATTCAGAAGCAACACACagctaacatttttatttttctctttccagGTTTCCGTGTCTACTATGTTGATGGGAATTACCAAGGTAGCTCTCGGCTGGTGCTTGACCATGAAACCTACATCCTCAACCTCACAGAGGTAAACCACAGGCCCGGTGTGCCAAGTAGCCCAGAACAGAACCCCAAATGGACACTGCTGTACCGTGCCACTGAGGCCTATGGTCTGACTAGTCTGTTTCCTTCAGACTACGACAGAATGATGCAGACCTTTGTCAATGATGACCGGGTCTTCCAGAAGTTCTGGTACTTGAGACATAAAGGACATGTGTCAGAGCCCTGCAAGGAGACATGCAAAACTTCATTGCTCTGCTTCCTGCGAAGCGGGAGGTACGATGAGCTGGAGCAGTGTGACCTCTTCAATGGTTTTGGAGGAAAGTTGGCCCGGGCTGCCAGAAAAACCCTCTGTTGACCTTAGAAAGTTTGCACTGAGAGAAAAAGCAATATGACCAAATATGAAATGTAGCTGAAAAGTGTATTTTTCTTGTTGCTGGTTGGTCAACAAGGATTGTATTTGTTTGAGGTCACCTGAGCCATTACTCATTTATCtgcatttatttagattttgtgATCCCGACATTGTGTCTGAAGAGTTATGCCTTGTTATCAGTAATGTTTTTACAAAGACATCCAATTGTGATTGTTGCATGCCTATGGTTTGTCAGCTGCTGTTCCGCAATGTAATTTTGTGAAAACTACTTGAAATTGTCCTGAAAGGTGTTACTTGAAATGCACAGAATTGCAGGAGTTGGGTTGTTTGATCAGTATTTTCATGAATTTGGCAGTTCTATTGTACTGGGTGCCTTGTATCAGGAAAATTGTTAGAAATATCTATCCTTAACAGCATTCTTGAAACCTCAAAATGCTTTGTCCTTTCCATCAAATTCCACAATGCAATGTTAACACCTTTGCTGGGATTTAAAGGTTGTAAAGCAAATTAATAGGCCACTTCATTGAATGTGGTGAATCTCAGCCATCACTTAAAGCTTTGCAGAGTTGCTACTCAGCACACAGTATTTTCACTCAGTCATTTTGACTTTCTTCAGCAGCACTTTTTGAGCTTTAAGTCAAAGTATTCATCCTAATTCTTACCATCTCCCTCAGCAAAGACGTCTTCAAACCTTAATAATGAATAGTATTTCTCATGAAGGCTTACTTCCTTCTGcactctaaaaaaaaatgttttggcttGTTAACATCTAGGTTTGATAGACCCAAAGTGTGACAAGAATGGGAAGGCTCGTGGTATATGCAACCTGTGGTGTAATATGACAAGTAATACAACTTGTAAAATCAGCAAACCTTTAAAGAGATTGTATATCATGAAAGATGTAATCTAATACTCGTCTACTTGTTTGGCTTGCTGTGAAGGAATAcacaatacaaattaaaaagttGTGTGGCAATACAAAgtactttcaactgctttttatACTGTAATAAATAAGTTTAACCTAGCCACAGCCTAGCCTTTTTCTGAAATGGCAAATACAAGTCACATCAGATGAacaatagtcttgcattgccagaccttccttcaacagtgctgcggaggaaggtctggctagtccacacagcattccgggttgacaaaacgtgctctggtttattggcatttctttaaaccaatcatcttgggtggtgctaagtgcTGGAAGGAGCAACGGtccctctgcaaaatagcctcaggaaggaacttgttttggtggaacgtgtacgttcaaaggttgttttagtcgtgtaacggaaaactccgattggacagtcTAGcgagctgtctggattta is drawn from Sander vitreus isolate 19-12246 chromosome 13, sanVit1, whole genome shotgun sequence and contains these coding sequences:
- the smpd1 gene encoding sphingomyelin phosphodiesterase; protein product: MRLQTLLSSFGLITCTLVLMLPLFGSCHPAPTSEQPRLVFMNQLNFVKVGFNWRNVTCFLCKTVFTILDIALMSDSNEERVARAVGEACIRLHLADEHVCREITELFRDDFIRALQESLLWPTEACSLLVGPSCGKFDMYASWNITLPKVPKPPVTPPSPPKPGSPQSRVLFLTDVHWDKEYVAGSAADCKDPLCCRKDSGYPSWRRREAGYWGTYSKCDLPLWTVENLLENAARDGPWDWVYWTGDIPAHNVWSQTRKQQLSELTVISRLIHKHLGPNVTVYPAVGNHESTPVNSFPPPFIHGNRSCAWLYDTMAKDWAPWLPEQALKTLRYGGFYTAEIQPGLRLVSLNMNFCARENFWLMVNSTDPANQLQWLVHILQASEDKGEKVHIIGHIPPGLCLGSWSWNYYHIVNRYESTVTGQFFGHTHLDEFQMFYDEATMTRPLGVAFIAPSVTTYINLNPGFRVYYVDGNYQGSSRLVLDHETYILNLTEVNHRPGVPSSPEQNPKWTLLYRATEAYGLTSLFPSDYDRMMQTFVNDDRVFQKFWYLRHKGHVSEPCKETCKTSLLCFLRSGRYDELEQCDLFNGFGGKLARAARKTLC